In Anopheles arabiensis isolate DONGOLA chromosome 2, AaraD3, whole genome shotgun sequence, the genomic window TTGATTAATAACTCCTATTCCAAAAGATTGCAATTCGCGGTTCTCCTGTGATGATCCCTCTTAGTAGATATTGTCCTTTATCCAGTCCACATACTCCGCCACATTCGTGTACACATCGGGAACACCGACCGTTCCGCACTTGCGCGGTCCGAAGCTATTTACACCGATCAGATACCACGATCCGGTCATCTGTCGCATCAGCGGGCCGCCCGAGTTACCGCTGCACGTATCCTTGCTACGAACGCCACCGGCACACATCTGCGTCTGTTTCAGCAAGATACCATTCCGCTCATAAATCGGCGCACACTCCTGCAGGCTTTTGATTTCAACCTCGACCTTCAGTTTCTTCTCGCTGGCCGTTGCCGAATTGGTTTTCCTCCAGCCAACCTCGTAGCTGATCAGCCCATCATGGCTACGGTTGCGAAGTGAGCTGCTCAGGGGCAAACAGATAGGCCGCACGGTTTGTGAGTAGTTTACCGGCCGGGTGAAGCGTATTAGCGCGATATCGTTCGCATTGCTCTTATCCTTCGTATCGTAACCGGTATGGACGACAATCTGCTCAATGTCCAGGTCAACCGGTGCATCCGAACAGAACTCATTCTGACAATCGTTTGCTGTTGCCAAATCCCACTCACCAAGACGCACCCGTTGGCTGCTCGATGGGTTGCGCAAGTAATATATTTTAGGTACACGAAGTGAATGCTTTCTAGCAATTTTCATACTTACACCTTCCAATCGCGTGGAATGGATTTAATACAGTGGGCTGCTGTCACGATGTACCGGTCATTGATCAACGATCCTCCGCAGTGGAAGCCAAAACTACCGTCCGGTTTCTGGAACTCGATCAGTGCCGTCCATGGGAACTCGTCGATTTGCGTTGACTGCCCACTGAGCACCCGATCACCCAGCTGAATGCCACAATGCGGTGATTCGGGTAGGGAAGATGTGTTCTGGGTACTACTTACTGGTTCTGGCGTTTAAAAACATACTTTAAATTAtctaatatattttatttactatCAGCATACCTAACCCAAAAACATGTCCAATCCACAATAACACAAAGAACAACGGAGCACCCGGTACACGGGACACTTGAACACCTCCAAACAGCATCATGTGAAAAACTGACACGCTCTCCTTATGAACTGAACACTACCAGAGGATTCAACCGCTCGGCGAAGACTGTTGCAAGGCAAACGTTTAAACTCATTTATATACTTTTCACAATACGCTTGATCAACATAAAGCGTGAGGGGTGAGATTACTCGCAAATCACTGCATGAAACAATAACTTTGTAGATAATTAGTTTCTGATTCGCTTGACCTCTTGACAATGCTCCAGTTTTCTGTCAGTAGTTTccgataggaaacatcataCTGGCTCGTAGTAatgtgtggtggtgctgtttttgttcttttctcaCGCATATGCTGCAGATCTGATTATTAACGTTTTGTGGCGTTTAAGCATCGAGAGATCTTAAATAACCTTAATTGACTTATGtgaataaataattcatttaatgtaataaacatGTTGCAACATCCTgtggtaaaataaaatatcgaAAATGAATGGAGTAGACTTATCTGTCCTTAAAAGATCCTTTGTAGGCACCATTTACCCATTTCGTCAATTTATGATTCATATCTTACAAATATTCAACAAGGAAATTTGCTTAAATACCTGAGAAACTCAAGCCGCATAAAGCTTGAGAAGCTTAAAATTAGGCCACAATGAAGCGTATTGTAGCCAAACCTCTAAATATCATAATctttttattcttattctgTTGTTCAAATCACATTTTTCTGGGAAAATATGTTTGTCTACGCTGTTGGACTTCGTATTTCGATCTGTCAAGCCTTTCGTCTCTTTTCACTAAAAATGGTATCCAAATCACAGCGTGGTCTTATCAAAATGATAGCAAATCTTAAGGATACAAGCTATGTACCACATCAGAAAAATCACATAAAAAGGTgcttgaatatttaaaaaaggctgTTGAGGTCGTAGGAGCATTAAAATGCATGAGATTTATTTGAGTCGTTCGTTACAAGTCACCCAAACCATCCATCAATATGTCTACTTCTTTTTAATGCGCTCCACTTAGTGCTTCCCGCTGATCTAGTAGATATTGTCCTTTATCCAGTCCACATACTCGGCCACATTCGTGTACACGCCCGGCACACCGAACGTTCCGCACTTCTGCGGCCCGAAACTAACCACGCCGATCAGGTACCACGATCCGGTCATCTGTCGCATCAGCGGGCCGCCCGAGTCACCGCTGCACGTATCCTTGCCACGAACGCCACCGGCACACATATGCGTCTGTTTCAGCAAGATACCTCCTCGCTGATAGACCGGCGCACACTCCTGCAGGCTTTTAATGTTCATCTCGACCTTCAGTTTCTTCTCGCTGGCTGTTGCTGATTCGGTTTTGCCCCAGCCGGCCGCATAGGCGGGCATTCCGGCATGGTTGCGGTTGCGAAGTGAGCTGCTCAGGGGCAGACAGATAGGCCGCACGGTTTGTGAGTAGTTTACCGGCCGGGTGAAGCGTATTAGCGCGATATCGTTCGCATTGCTTTGATCCTTCGTATCGTAGCCAGTGTGGACGACAATCTGCTCAATGTCCAGATCGATCGGTGCATCCGAACAGAACTCATTCTGACAATCGTTTGCCGATGTCAAATCCCACTCACCAAGACGCACCCGATGGCTGCTCGTgggattgaaaaataattgagGAATATAGTACGCTCCATTAGACACTCGATTAGAAAACTTCCCAGCCTCTTCTATACTTACACCTTCCAGCCGCGTGGAATGGATTTAATACAGTGGGCTGCTGTCACGATGTACCGGTCATTGATCAACGATCCTCCGCAGTGGAAGCCAAAGCTACCGTCCGGTTTCTGGAACTCGATCAGTGCCGTCCATGGGAACTCGTCGATTTGCGTTGGCTGCCCACCAATCACCCGATCGGCCAGATGAATGCCACAAACCGGCGGTTCGGGTAGGGAAGCTCTGGTCTGGCTGGTCACGGGGCAGCATACCTATGTGCGTTGACGCAGTGGCGTAAATTGAGCTTTGTTACCTTCTTGAATAAGTCGCTAATTAATATTCCGAAACCCTGGGCTTACCAGCGTTTTTCGCTGCAGCATACCGCACCGGCTTTGCGTTAGTAGCAGTGTATCATCGTGAGTGTTTATCGGTTTGTTGTAGATGGTGATCAGTGGTTGGCACTCTCGGAACAGAATACACTTTCCTGACTCTCCCAACGGAGTCATACAGTTTGCGTTGAGATCTGGCGTTTAGAAAActtatattaatttttttagaaTAAAAGATTGTAAATATAcgattcattcttttttttcaccctACCAAGCCCAACAACACTATGTACCATccacaataaaacaaagaacaacGGAGGACCCGATACACGGAGCACTTTAACACCTCCAAACAGCATCATGTGATAATTTGACACGCTTTCGCTATGGACTGACCACTACCGAAAGGTTCAACCGCTCGACGAAGACTGTTGCAAGGCAAACATTAAAACTCATCAAAGCTACTGTTTACAATACGCCTGGTCAGCATACTGGTGGCGAGATTACGCGCAAGGCGCTGTATATAACAACCAGTTTTTAGAGGACCAGTTTCTGATTCGCTTGACCCCTTGACAATGCTCCATTATTTTTGCCAGCAGTTTCCGATAGGAAACATCTCACTGGCTCGTAGTTTTGAGTGGTGATGcgttattttttaattctatACTCACGCATATGCTGTAGTGCTGATTATAAAGAACATGtgtatgttttattcaaacacGTTTTATTTCATGTGAGCACTGGGAGATCTGGGGCATAATTGACTTATCTGGTTGTAAAAAATATTCTGCGTGCTACAGATAAGATTCACTTCTCTGCGATAAATAACGATAAAAACAGATTAAATAGACTCATTTTTTAACGAAAATCCTTGGATCCTATATTTACCTATTTATGCTATATTTTCATGAATAATATTGGGGCACATTCAAACATTAAATCATGATTATGACCGTAAACGATGAAATTGTATCTAAATAACATACAAATGGTGCATTTTCTGTTAATTTTTCTAGGTTCACaaatgtgaaagaaaaaagtgaaaggcTCTGTAAACAAAGACTAAGCTAAACTAAAATAATTGAATGCTTAAAATCACCAACCTGCGATCCGTAGACCACTTGTAGTCCGTGGCGTTAACAGACAAGGTCGgtgaaataattatttttttaaagcttaCAAAGCGTGGATTTTTTCCCACAATTTagattaaattttcaacaagAATGAGATATGacatttaaacatatttttgatcaaaaacttTGAACTACGTCTGTAAAATGTGTGCCCTCAATGTATGTGGGCCACGACAAATGTATTTACAAAGCCAAGTGGAACGCGATCCTAACAAGGTTGGAGAACACTGCTTTAATTGCACcctgttttaaaaacaaatgcaacacAATCGTAACTGTCTCTTTCAACGCTGATTGAGTTCGATTGACATTCAGACCTGTATCAATGACCGACTTTTCAGCTTCATAGTACTAATAAGAACCCTTTGCAGAATCAGTCGACATGATCACGTCGTTCGTGTTACAttgaagaggaggaagaaaatggACAATTAGTAGTAAAATTACTATTGAAAAcacgtttcatttcatttgagTATTAAAATGCattagtttttatttgagTCGCTCGTTACAGGTCGTGCAAACCAGCGCATCATTTTGTCCGCGTTTTTCGTAATGCGTTCCCTCTAGTACAACCCGCCCACCTAGTAGATATTGTCCTTTATCCAGTCCACATACTCGGCCACATTCGTGTACACGCCCGGCACGCCAGGCGCTCCGCACTTCTGCGGCCCGAAGCTAACGACACCGATCAGGTACCACGATCCGCTCATCTGTCGCATCAGCGGGCCGCCCGAGTCACCGCTGCACGTATCCTTGCCACGAATGCCACCGGCACACATCTGCGTCGAGTCGAGGGAGATGCCGTTGCGCTGGTACGCCGGTGAGCAATCCTTCACATCGACCACGGTCAGCTCCACCTTCAGCTTTTTCTGGCTCGCCGAAGCCGTCTCCGTTTTGCCCCAGCCGGCCGCATAGCTCGACAGGCCGGCGTGCTTCCGGTTGCGCAGCGAGTTGGACAGCGGCAAACAGATCGCGCGTATCGTGCTCGAGTAGTTA contains:
- the LOC120896906 gene encoding CLIP domain-containing serine protease 14D-like, translated to MMLFGGVQVSRVPGAPLFFVLLWIGHVFGLEPVSSTQNTSSLPESPHCGIQLGDRVLSGQSTQIDEFPWTALIEFQKPDGSFGFHCGGSLINDRYIVTAAHCIKSIPRDWKVQRVRLGEWDLATANDCQNEFCSDAPVDLDIEQIVVHTGYDTKDKSNANDIALIRFTRPVNYSQTVRPICLPLSSSLRNRSHDGLISYEVGWRKTNSATASEKKLKVEVEIKSLQECAPIYERNGILLKQTQMCAGGVRSKDTCSGNSGGPLMRQMTGSWYLIGVNSFGPRKCGTVGVPDVYTNVAEYVDWIKDNIY
- the LOC120898001 gene encoding uncharacterized protein LOC120898001, with the protein product MIGNRVINLLIVATLALAGQTVLALELGQDCVNPVGEAGKCVLFRECQPLVDIYNKPVNTPDDTQFLTQSRCGLYERKTLVCCAGVRSKGKTSLPESPNCGVQLTDRVIGGQPTKIDEFPWTALIEYEKPNGRFGFHCGGSVINERYILTAAHCITSIPRGWKVHRVRLGEWDLSSTTDQEDDFYADAPIDLDIEKIIVHPGYNLQDKSHHNDIALIRFNREINYSSTIRAICLPLSNSLRNRKHAGLSSYAAGWGKTETASASQKKLKVELTVVDVKDCSPAYQRNGISLDSTQMCAGGIRGKDTCSGDSGGPLMRQMSGSWYLIGVVSFGPQKCGAPGVPGVYTNVAEYVDWIKDNIYWSVHSESVSNYHMMLFGGVKVLRVSGPPLFFVLLWMVHSVVGLDLNANCMTPLGESGKCILFRECQPLITIYNKPINTHDDTLLLTQSRCGMLQRKTLVCCPVTSQTRASLPEPPVCGIHLADRVIGGQPTQIDEFPWTALIEFQKPDGSFGFHCGGSLINDRYIVTAAHCIKSIPRGWKVHRVRLGEWDLTSANDCQNEFCSDAPIDLDIEQIVVHTGYDTKDQSNANDIALIRFTRPVNYSQTVRPICLPLSSSLRNRNHAGMPAYAAGWGKTESATASEKKLKVEMNIKSLQECAPVYQRGGILLKQTHMCAGGVRGKDTCSGDSGGPLMRQMTGSWYLIGVVSFGPQKCGTFGVPGVYTNVAEYVDWIKDNIY